GGAGAATATTTTGTTAGTTTATGACTTAATTATCTTACCGGTGCATCGCTCATAGAAATATGAGGTGGAATCATCTAAAAATGAAATTGTGGATCAATCTCTGATTTGGTGCGAACTGAGTAACTGTAGACTATCAAGCATAGACGTTTATTATTGTTATTAATTATTACCAACATTTGTTTTTTTTATTGTTTCATAACTTTGCTAATAATAGAAAACATTCTTTTTTAGATATGCAGATTGATTCTATTGCTAGGATGTTGTGTTTAAGAAAAACAAACCTTGGCGTTTGGTCTGTTCGCAATATGTATTAGTAACGTGCATCTACTGGGCTTAGTTGCCAAAAGATGGATCTATTAATGAGATATATCATTATAAAGTTACAACGACTGCTAACTTGGAGCTAATGCCAGACATTATTTTGAATGGTAATTCCAGATGCCTTTTTCTTATCAATCTTTTTACATTGGATTTCTAAGGCCTTTTTACAATCTTTCAATAAAACACACTTCAATGAATCTCATGCTGATAGACAGACAACAATACTTTTATTCCCTTGTTAACTTATAAATTATAATTTTATAGAACCTTAATGAGTCAGGTGAAAAAATCCCTGACGGATATCATTCTATAACCCCATATTTGATAGTAAATAATGGATCAGAAGCAATTGAGTATTACAAAAAAATATTCGGAGCAAAAGAACATGGCCGGATGATGACTCCAGATGGGAAAAGAATAGCCCTGCAGAAATTGAGATTGGTAATTCCAAATTAATGTTGGCAGAAGAATTTCCAGAAATGAATTCTCTTTCGCCAAAGACCATAGGTGGTAGTCCTGTTGGATTGTTTTTGTATGTAGACGACGTTGATAAAATCGTTAACCAAGCAGTAGCCGAGGGAGCAAAGGTGTTGATGGAAGTTGAAGATCAGTTCTGGGGAGATAGATATGGTAGCATAGAAGATCCATTTGGCCACCGATGGTCAATATCTACTCATATAAAGGATCTAACTGAAGAGGAACTAAAAAAAGCAGCAGAAGATGCCTTCGCAAAAATGTCTGAAAATAAACCAAATTAATTTTTTCATTCCAATCCCTGAGACTCCCATTATGCAAAACTGATAATGATATCCTATCTCTTGATAGGTAACTAAAAATGCTGTGTAAAAATTCGTAATCTTCAAACCTGGTATAAGTACTTGGCATAGCTTATTTGCGATATGATATTCACTTTGTTTACAATTCAACTCCGCATGAAAAAGTAATGATTGAGTTAGAACCTGATTTGAGATTTAGAATCTATCTCAATATTCGTGACAACAAGATATTACTAACCTAATGGGATTCATG
This Candidatus Nitrosocosmicus oleophilus DNA region includes the following protein-coding sequences:
- a CDS encoding VOC family protein; its protein translation is MLAEEFPEMNSLSPKTIGGSPVGLFLYVDDVDKIVNQAVAEGAKVLMEVEDQFWGDRYGSIEDPFGHRWSISTHIKDLTEEELKKAAEDAFAKMSENKPN